One Desulfobulbus oligotrophicus DNA segment encodes these proteins:
- a CDS encoding phenylacetate--CoA ligase family protein, with amino-acid sequence MYWEPERECMTREDLEQLQLERLQSTLYRVGTNVPFYKKRFDQCKFNYDDIRSVDDLRRLPFTEKQDLRDNYPYGLFAVPLRDVIRLHSSSGTSGQATVVGYTGNDIRTWSNLVARVATAAGVTKNDVIQIAFGYGLFTGGFGLHYGSELIGASVIPISSGNTNRQIQIMQDFKTTALVCTPSYALVMADTMMEMGINPNGLALRYGLFGGEPWSEAMRREINQKLGILATDNYGLSEVMGPGVSGECQECNGLHMNEDHFLFEILDPDTLEPVPEGEVGELVITTLTKEAFPMIRYRTRDLTRLIPEPCPCGRTLRRMERVMGRSDDMLIIKGVNIFPVQIEKVLFEIEGTEPHYQIIIERENHADKMTVLVEVMESIFFDEMKKQRRMIDFIKSRLAAEVGVHVDVKLVEEKTLERSEGKAKRVLDKRRL; translated from the coding sequence ATGTACTGGGAACCTGAACGAGAGTGTATGACCAGGGAGGACCTGGAGCAGCTTCAGTTGGAGCGACTTCAGTCCACGCTGTATCGCGTGGGCACCAATGTCCCCTTTTATAAGAAACGGTTTGATCAATGTAAGTTTAATTACGACGACATCCGATCTGTGGATGATCTTCGCCGGCTGCCGTTTACGGAAAAGCAGGATCTGCGTGACAACTATCCCTACGGGCTGTTTGCCGTACCGCTGCGGGATGTGATCCGGCTGCATTCTTCGTCGGGTACTTCCGGTCAGGCCACGGTGGTCGGCTATACAGGGAACGATATCCGCACCTGGTCGAATCTGGTGGCCCGGGTGGCGACTGCCGCCGGGGTCACGAAAAATGACGTCATCCAGATCGCCTTTGGTTACGGTCTTTTTACCGGCGGCTTTGGTTTGCATTACGGTTCCGAGCTCATCGGTGCCTCGGTTATCCCGATCTCTTCCGGAAACACCAACCGCCAGATTCAGATCATGCAGGACTTTAAAACCACGGCTCTGGTCTGTACCCCGTCCTATGCCCTGGTCATGGCGGATACCATGATGGAGATGGGCATTAATCCCAACGGGCTGGCGCTCCGTTACGGTCTGTTTGGCGGTGAGCCTTGGTCAGAGGCCATGCGGAGGGAGATCAACCAGAAGCTCGGTATTCTCGCCACAGACAACTATGGGCTGTCCGAGGTCATGGGGCCGGGTGTCTCGGGTGAATGTCAGGAGTGTAATGGTCTTCACATGAACGAAGATCATTTTCTTTTTGAAATCCTCGATCCTGACACCCTGGAACCGGTGCCCGAAGGTGAGGTGGGGGAGCTGGTGATCACCACCTTGACCAAAGAGGCGTTTCCCATGATCCGTTACCGGACCAGGGATCTGACCCGTTTAATCCCCGAACCCTGCCCCTGCGGCCGCACTTTGCGGCGAATGGAGCGTGTCATGGGGCGTTCCGATGACATGCTGATTATCAAGGGTGTCAACATCTTCCCGGTGCAGATTGAAAAGGTGCTGTTTGAGATTGAAGGCACTGAACCCCATTATCAGATCATCATCGAACGGGAAAATCATGCCGACAAGATGACGGTTCTGGTGGAGGTGATGGAGTCGATCTTCTTCGATGAGATGAAAAAACAGCGCCGGATGATTGATTTTATAAAGAGTCGTCTGGCCGCTGAGGTGGGGGTCCATGTTGATGTTAAACTGGTGGAGGAGAAGACGTTAGAGCGCTCCGAAGGAAAGGCCAAACGGGTCCTTGATAAAAGAAGACTGTAA
- a CDS encoding ABC transporter ATP-binding protein, with protein MISNSSHSEPLLVLQKVYKQFGGLQAINNVGFAVQPGSIKAVIGPNGAGKTTLFNLIAGNMPVTSGTIIFQGQEIRGKKPYEIARMGMARTFQNIKLFPGMTALECVMVGRHTQSRAGFWAGLFSLPWTWQEERAIRHRSMELLEMLAIADLADVEVSGLAFGQQRAVEMARALAAEPSLLLLDEPAAGLNIYETAEVARLITTIRDMGITVLLVEHDMSLVMDVSDEIVVLSFGSKVAEDTPPKIQKNADVIKIYLGEDGTA; from the coding sequence ATGATCAGCAACAGTTCACACTCCGAACCCCTGCTTGTGCTGCAGAAGGTGTACAAGCAGTTCGGCGGCCTGCAGGCCATTAACAATGTTGGTTTTGCTGTACAGCCGGGGAGTATTAAAGCTGTCATCGGACCCAACGGTGCCGGTAAAACCACCCTGTTTAATCTGATTGCAGGCAACATGCCGGTCACGTCCGGAACGATCATCTTTCAGGGGCAGGAAATACGAGGAAAAAAACCCTATGAGATTGCCCGGATGGGCATGGCACGCACCTTTCAGAACATTAAACTGTTTCCTGGAATGACCGCTCTGGAATGTGTTATGGTCGGTCGGCATACGCAGAGCCGCGCCGGCTTTTGGGCCGGCCTCTTTTCCCTGCCGTGGACCTGGCAGGAAGAGCGAGCCATTCGGCACCGATCCATGGAGTTGCTTGAGATGCTTGCGATCGCCGACCTGGCCGATGTCGAGGTCTCCGGCCTGGCCTTTGGACAGCAACGGGCCGTGGAGATGGCGCGAGCCCTGGCTGCCGAACCCAGCCTGCTTCTCCTTGATGAACCGGCAGCCGGACTCAACATCTATGAGACCGCTGAGGTGGCCCGTCTGATCACAACGATTCGTGATATGGGCATTACTGTCCTGCTGGTGGAACATGACATGTCGCTGGTCATGGATGTCTCCGACGAGATCGTGGTTCTGAGTTTTGGCAGCAAGGTGGCGGAAGATACACCGCCCAAGATCCAGAAGAATGCTGACGTCATTAAAATTTACCTGGGAGAGGATGGGACAGCCTGA
- the iorA gene encoding indolepyruvate ferredoxin oxidoreductase subunit alpha, with protein sequence MTFDKETKLWLSGNEAIALGAWEAGVRVASGYPGTPSTEIMGNLGQYEGVYTEWAPNEKVGLEVALGASFAGARALATMKHVGLNVAADPLFTAAYTGVRGGLVIINADDPQMHSSQNEQDNRNYAYAAKLPMLEPSDPAEAKHMVTRAYSLSEQLDTPVIIRITTRIAHVKGVVERGQRAEVPETSIEKVPAKLVMLPGNARVRRVAVEKRMAAARELAETMPENRIEPGSGRRGFVTSGVAYNYVKEAFPEAPVLKLGMVWPLPEKMLRDFAATVDELIVVEELDPFLETHLKAMGIACRGKDLIPNQGELNSFIVRQALAPETIGEVFAPLELPMRPPNMCAGCPHRGLFYGLSRMKDVFVSGDIGCYTLGFLPPLSAMDACVCMGASITMAHGMAKALGEKGRGRVVAVLGDSTFMHSGMTGLLNMVYNGTYATVIILDNRTTAMTGHQDNPASGRSILGEPAPALDLEALCRALGVQRVVVVNPHDVEVTRKVLKEEIESPDLSVIISRAPCVLLPEELKRKKPVYFTNLANCTGCTLCVQMGCPAISWTPLTPEEAVARGYRDKQKGFARINEVQCNGCGQCACVCKFDAITRREENS encoded by the coding sequence GTGACATTTGATAAGGAGACGAAGTTATGGCTTTCCGGCAATGAGGCGATCGCCCTCGGAGCCTGGGAAGCAGGTGTCCGGGTGGCTTCCGGCTATCCCGGGACTCCATCCACTGAGATTATGGGAAACCTGGGCCAGTATGAGGGTGTCTATACCGAGTGGGCTCCCAACGAGAAGGTCGGCCTTGAGGTTGCCCTTGGTGCCTCCTTTGCCGGTGCCCGTGCCCTGGCAACCATGAAGCACGTTGGTCTTAATGTTGCAGCGGATCCGCTCTTTACAGCTGCCTACACCGGTGTCCGCGGTGGGCTGGTGATTATCAACGCCGATGATCCGCAGATGCACAGCTCACAAAATGAGCAGGACAACCGCAACTATGCCTACGCAGCCAAACTGCCCATGCTGGAGCCTTCTGATCCGGCTGAGGCCAAGCACATGGTGACACGTGCGTACAGCTTAAGTGAACAGTTGGATACCCCGGTGATCATTCGGATCACCACCCGCATTGCGCATGTGAAGGGTGTGGTCGAGAGGGGGCAGCGGGCTGAGGTTCCGGAAACATCCATTGAGAAGGTACCGGCTAAACTGGTCATGCTCCCCGGAAATGCCCGGGTACGGCGGGTTGCTGTTGAAAAACGGATGGCAGCCGCCCGGGAACTGGCAGAGACCATGCCGGAAAATCGTATTGAGCCCGGCTCCGGCCGCCGGGGTTTTGTCACTTCCGGTGTGGCGTACAACTATGTGAAGGAGGCTTTTCCCGAGGCGCCGGTGCTCAAGCTGGGCATGGTCTGGCCACTGCCTGAGAAGATGCTCCGCGATTTTGCCGCCACGGTTGACGAGCTGATCGTGGTTGAGGAACTTGATCCTTTTCTCGAAACACATCTCAAGGCCATGGGTATTGCCTGCCGTGGAAAAGATCTGATTCCCAATCAGGGGGAATTGAACTCCTTTATCGTTCGTCAGGCACTGGCACCGGAGACCATCGGCGAGGTCTTTGCACCGCTGGAGTTGCCGATGCGGCCACCGAACATGTGCGCGGGCTGCCCGCATCGCGGCCTTTTTTATGGTCTGTCCCGAATGAAAGATGTGTTTGTCTCCGGCGATATCGGTTGCTACACGTTGGGCTTTCTGCCGCCTTTGTCGGCCATGGACGCCTGCGTCTGCATGGGGGCCTCAATCACCATGGCGCACGGTATGGCCAAAGCCCTGGGAGAAAAGGGCAGGGGCAGGGTTGTTGCCGTGCTTGGCGATTCGACATTCATGCATTCAGGCATGACCGGTCTGTTGAACATGGTCTACAACGGCACCTATGCCACGGTGATCATCCTTGATAACCGGACCACCGCCATGACCGGCCATCAGGACAATCCGGCTTCCGGTCGCTCCATCCTTGGTGAGCCGGCTCCGGCGCTGGATCTTGAGGCGCTGTGTCGGGCTCTGGGGGTTCAGCGTGTTGTGGTGGTGAATCCCCATGATGTTGAGGTGACCCGTAAGGTTCTGAAAGAGGAGATTGAATCTCCGGACCTTTCAGTGATCATCAGTCGTGCGCCCTGTGTGCTGCTCCCTGAAGAGTTAAAGCGTAAAAAACCGGTCTACTTCACCAATCTTGCCAACTGTACCGGCTGTACCCTCTGTGTACAGATGGGATGCCCGGCGATCAGCTGGACACCGCTCACCCCGGAAGAGGCGGTGGCACGGGGGTATCGGGACAAGCAGAAGGGATTTGCCCGGATCAACGAGGTGCAGTGTAACGGCTGCGGCCAGTGCGCCTGTGTGTGCAAGTTTGACGCCATCACCAGAAGGGAGGAGAACTCATGA
- a CDS encoding ATPase yields MLLADFGTSYSKILDTDKKDGPRIIPTKELPSSFMADLATGHNAGRRSRRSINELTALARGGYALIKRPDFVLLDCGSRDIKFVRFHDGKVADMGWNAECGASMGFTIELLSTYYNLNYAAISPPTTGFSVTCGVLGMSHIFDAIIAGASEAEAVAGFVRGIALNAYRFAHEPEEIYLSGGLCANPLFVACLPCTVHTLGRFVLLSGLQATLSQASA; encoded by the coding sequence ATGCTGTTAGCCGATTTTGGTACCTCCTACAGTAAGATCCTGGACACCGACAAAAAAGACGGTCCCCGCATTATTCCCACCAAAGAACTGCCCTCTTCTTTTATGGCAGACCTGGCCACCGGCCATAATGCCGGTCGGAGAAGCAGGCGCAGCATCAACGAACTGACAGCGCTGGCCCGGGGCGGATATGCTCTGATCAAACGGCCGGATTTTGTCCTGCTTGACTGCGGGAGCCGTGATATCAAGTTCGTCCGCTTTCACGACGGCAAAGTGGCGGATATGGGATGGAACGCCGAGTGTGGCGCTTCCATGGGGTTTACAATCGAACTGCTGTCCACCTATTACAATCTCAACTATGCTGCAATCTCCCCTCCGACCACTGGTTTTTCCGTTACCTGCGGAGTTCTCGGCATGAGTCATATCTTCGACGCAATCATTGCCGGCGCCTCTGAGGCCGAAGCTGTGGCCGGCTTTGTGCGCGGTATTGCCCTCAATGCCTATCGCTTTGCCCATGAACCGGAAGAGATATATCTGTCCGGCGGTTTATGCGCAAACCCCCTGTTCGTTGCCTGCCTGCCCTGCACAGTGCATACTTTGGGAAGATTTGTGCTGCTCAGCGGGCTGCAGGCCACCCTTTCGCAGGCCTCTGCATAA
- a CDS encoding FKBP-type peptidyl-prolyl cis-trans isomerase translates to MKSYLSGLVVLLLVVGPVMAADQPVELKSEEQKLSYAMGLDLGEYFKGLEEKFDLNVLQQGIHHGYTGEKPLLTPEEAATVQQDFAKRQQEKQIQKTAVMVQKNRKAAEEFLKANKTKEGVIETKSGLQYKVIKKGTGTKPTPEDIVRVQYKGSLIDGNEFDSSYKRNEPAEFQVGQVIAGWQEAMPLMPTGSTFELYIPPDLAYGDRGAPPVIEPGSMLIFQVELLEILPPMTEAEKEK, encoded by the coding sequence ATGAAATCGTATCTATCGGGTCTCGTCGTGCTGCTCCTCGTGGTTGGCCCGGTTATGGCTGCAGATCAGCCGGTGGAGTTAAAGAGCGAAGAACAGAAGTTAAGCTATGCCATGGGACTTGATCTTGGCGAGTATTTCAAGGGGTTGGAGGAGAAATTCGACCTCAACGTGCTGCAGCAGGGGATTCATCACGGCTATACCGGGGAAAAACCGCTGCTGACGCCTGAGGAGGCGGCCACAGTGCAGCAGGACTTTGCCAAACGGCAGCAGGAGAAGCAGATCCAGAAGACAGCCGTCATGGTTCAGAAAAACCGGAAGGCGGCAGAAGAGTTTTTAAAGGCAAATAAAACAAAGGAAGGTGTCATTGAAACCAAGTCCGGCCTCCAGTACAAGGTGATTAAAAAGGGGACCGGTACCAAGCCTACTCCGGAGGACATCGTCAGAGTGCAGTACAAGGGAAGCCTGATTGACGGTAATGAATTCGACAGCTCCTACAAACGTAATGAGCCGGCAGAGTTTCAGGTCGGTCAGGTGATTGCCGGCTGGCAGGAGGCAATGCCGCTGATGCCGACAGGGTCAACCTTTGAGCTGTATATTCCACCGGATCTGGCATACGGTGACCGTGGTGCTCCACCGGTGATTGAGCCCGGTTCCATGCTTATATTCCAGGTTGAACTGCTTGAGATTCTGCCGCCGATGACCGAGGCTGAAAAGGAGAAGTAA
- a CDS encoding branched-chain amino acid ABC transporter permease yields the protein MKTRKLLSLAALALLTAGLHLFTVFSGTQFYLVQLTMAAYYGLVVIGLGVMMGYAGQISIGHAGFFAIGGYLSAALTTNDLTPFVATGGIRILDNLGLLVHGQDIFGADLVTVSPWAACLFAVTVAALIALVIGGPVLKLRGHYLAMATLGFGTIVYRVFLASPYFGEADGISEVPAFQLLPATALFGPLVISGDSAYRVLNYYLAWGVLFVGMALLLNLIDSRAGRALRSLHSSEEAAEAFGVDTARCKVQIFVLSAIYAAVAGSLLTHFNGGIGPNEASVMKSVRYVALVAVGGMTSLWGTLLMGVGLTFLSLRGVFGAFDDVVFGVILIVIMLFAPEGILRGVFGRVVQLFLPGRQV from the coding sequence ATGAAAACCCGAAAGCTTCTCTCGTTGGCTGCGCTGGCTCTTCTGACAGCAGGTCTGCACCTGTTCACTGTTTTTTCCGGCACCCAATTTTATCTGGTTCAACTCACCATGGCCGCCTACTACGGGTTGGTGGTGATCGGCCTTGGGGTGATGATGGGCTATGCCGGGCAGATTTCCATCGGACATGCCGGTTTTTTTGCCATCGGCGGTTACCTGTCCGCGGCACTGACCACCAACGACCTCACACCGTTTGTTGCAACCGGAGGCATCCGGATTCTGGACAATCTGGGGCTGCTGGTGCACGGTCAGGATATCTTCGGAGCCGATCTGGTGACCGTGTCGCCCTGGGCTGCCTGTCTGTTTGCAGTGACGGTGGCGGCGCTGATAGCGTTGGTGATCGGTGGCCCGGTGCTGAAGCTCCGGGGCCATTATCTGGCCATGGCCACTTTAGGATTTGGTACCATTGTGTACCGGGTGTTCCTGGCGTCCCCCTATTTCGGAGAGGCTGACGGCATCTCCGAAGTCCCGGCTTTTCAACTGCTGCCGGCCACTGCTCTGTTTGGACCGCTGGTTATCAGCGGTGATTCCGCTTATCGGGTGCTGAACTATTACCTGGCCTGGGGTGTTCTTTTTGTCGGGATGGCGTTACTGCTTAATCTGATTGATTCCAGAGCCGGACGGGCGTTGCGTTCATTGCACAGCTCTGAGGAGGCTGCCGAGGCCTTTGGCGTTGATACAGCCCGCTGCAAAGTCCAGATCTTTGTGCTCAGTGCAATCTATGCGGCTGTGGCCGGAAGTCTGCTCACCCATTTCAACGGCGGCATCGGCCCCAACGAGGCCTCGGTTATGAAGTCGGTTCGGTATGTTGCACTGGTGGCGGTGGGTGGCATGACCAGTCTGTGGGGAACACTTCTCATGGGGGTGGGGCTCACCTTTCTCTCGTTGCGCGGTGTGTTTGGTGCGTTTGATGATGTGGTGTTCGGGGTGATCCTGATTGTGATCATGCTGTTTGCACCGGAAGGTATCCTGCGCGGGGTGTTCGGCCGGGTAGTGCAGCTCTTTCTGCCCGGGAGGCAGGTATGA
- a CDS encoding phenylacetate--CoA ligase family protein, with product MNWQEIETLPRCGLESIQLRRLQALVYRIYDKVPPYRAKMDAAGVQPQDIQSLADLRKLPFTTKDDLRDNYPFGLFATPMEEVIRVHASSGTTGKSTVVGYTQADIALWASVMARCLTMAGVTRGDMVHNAYGYGLFTGGLGAHYGIEALGATVIPVSGGNSRRQVMIMRDFGSTVLLSTPSYALNLADAMADAGVTPDDFQLRVGIHGAEPWSENMREEVERKLGIKAVDIYGLSEIIGPGVAMECLQTERGMHILEDNFLPEIVDPDTLEPLPYGETGELVFTTLTKEAFPLIRYRTKDISRLFCEPCACGRTLVRMEKVTGRTDDMLIIRGVNVFPSQVEHVLMGVEGVEPHYQIEVSREGSLDVMSVLVEISENIFSDEIKVLEQLSRKIRAELKDMLGITAKIKLVEPRSIQRSEGKAQRVIDRRKI from the coding sequence ATGAATTGGCAGGAGATTGAAACCTTACCGCGTTGCGGATTAGAATCGATACAGCTGCGTCGGTTGCAGGCCCTTGTATATCGGATATATGATAAGGTGCCGCCGTATCGTGCCAAGATGGATGCGGCCGGTGTACAACCACAGGATATTCAGTCCCTGGCCGATTTGCGTAAGCTGCCGTTCACCACCAAGGATGACCTGCGTGACAACTATCCTTTCGGGCTTTTTGCCACCCCCATGGAGGAGGTTATCCGGGTCCACGCCTCTTCCGGTACCACCGGTAAATCAACAGTGGTCGGTTATACGCAGGCGGACATCGCCCTTTGGGCCTCGGTTATGGCCCGCTGTCTGACCATGGCCGGAGTGACCCGGGGCGATATGGTGCATAATGCCTATGGATACGGTCTGTTCACCGGCGGTCTTGGCGCGCATTACGGTATTGAGGCTCTTGGTGCCACCGTTATCCCGGTTTCGGGCGGTAACTCGAGGCGACAGGTGATGATCATGCGCGATTTTGGTTCAACGGTGCTGCTTTCCACCCCATCCTATGCGCTGAACCTGGCCGATGCCATGGCTGATGCCGGTGTTACACCGGATGATTTTCAGCTGCGGGTCGGTATTCATGGTGCAGAGCCCTGGAGCGAGAACATGCGGGAAGAGGTGGAGCGCAAGCTTGGGATCAAGGCGGTGGATATCTACGGGCTTTCCGAAATTATCGGCCCCGGGGTTGCCATGGAATGTCTGCAGACGGAACGTGGTATGCATATCCTTGAGGATAACTTTCTGCCTGAAATTGTTGATCCGGATACCCTGGAACCGTTGCCCTACGGAGAGACCGGTGAGCTGGTCTTTACTACGCTCACCAAAGAGGCCTTTCCGCTGATCCGCTACCGGACCAAAGACATCTCCCGGTTGTTTTGCGAACCCTGCGCCTGTGGCCGTACCCTGGTCCGCATGGAAAAGGTCACCGGTCGAACCGACGACATGCTGATTATCCGCGGCGTTAACGTGTTTCCCTCCCAGGTCGAGCATGTGCTTATGGGTGTTGAGGGTGTTGAACCCCACTATCAGATCGAGGTGTCTCGAGAGGGGAGTCTGGATGTGATGTCGGTACTGGTTGAGATAAGCGAGAATATTTTTTCCGACGAGATTAAGGTTTTGGAGCAGTTAAGCAGGAAGATCCGGGCGGAACTCAAGGATATGCTTGGTATCACCGCCAAAATCAAGCTGGTGGAACCCCGCTCCATTCAACGTTCCGAGGGGAAGGCACAGCGCGTGATTGACCGGCGCAAAATCTAA
- a CDS encoding indolepyruvate oxidoreductase subunit beta, with protein MRQSGNILFSGVGGQGILLASELTAHAQLMAGYDVKKSEVHGMAQRGGSVEAHLRYGEKVYSPLIELGAADILVAFEILEAVRYLPYLHRDSAVVVNTQKILPPAVALGKASYPEDILDELRSRQINVVAIDAFAVAQSVGELRAANVAMVGAMSNFLAVSPDVFLQAIDKTIKKQFCDVNKKAFVAGRAAVYA; from the coding sequence ATGAGACAAAGCGGCAATATTCTCTTTTCAGGTGTCGGCGGGCAGGGCATACTTCTGGCCAGTGAACTGACAGCCCATGCCCAGCTTATGGCGGGGTATGATGTGAAAAAAAGCGAAGTTCACGGCATGGCCCAGCGTGGCGGCTCTGTTGAAGCACACCTGCGCTACGGTGAGAAGGTCTATTCACCGTTGATTGAGCTGGGGGCGGCTGATATCCTGGTTGCCTTTGAGATCCTTGAGGCAGTCCGCTACCTGCCCTACCTGCACAGGGACAGTGCTGTGGTGGTCAACACGCAGAAGATTCTGCCGCCGGCGGTGGCTTTGGGTAAGGCCAGTTATCCGGAAGATATTCTTGATGAGCTCAGGTCACGACAGATCAATGTGGTGGCCATTGATGCCTTTGCCGTGGCACAGTCAGTGGGTGAGTTGCGGGCGGCCAACGTGGCCATGGTTGGTGCGATGTCCAATTTTCTGGCGGTCAGCCCGGATGTCTTTTTGCAGGCGATTGACAAGACGATTAAAAAGCAGTTCTGTGATGTTAACAAAAAAGCGTTTGTTGCCGGTCGGGCTGCGGTATACGCCTGA
- a CDS encoding ABC transporter ATP-binding protein — protein MLRIRNLDAGYGKLRVLKNISLHVKRGEIVTMIGANGAGKSTLLHTIIGLIRPMRGELSFLGQACDRIPVGRIVASGCALVPEGRQVFASMSVEENLLLGGYVLQKEKGKAAVQKELARQYALFPRLKERSRQLAGTLSGGEQQMLAMARALMSRPKLVMMDEPSTGLAPLIIRDIFAIIGQLRAEGNTVLLIEQNARAALTIADRGYVLEVGKIIVQGAAADLLTNSDVQRAYLGREKIE, from the coding sequence ATGCTGCGAATACGTAATCTCGATGCCGGTTACGGGAAGTTACGGGTCCTGAAGAATATCTCGCTCCACGTGAAGCGTGGTGAGATTGTCACCATGATCGGTGCCAACGGGGCCGGGAAGAGTACCCTGCTCCACACCATTATTGGTTTGATCAGACCGATGAGGGGTGAGCTCAGTTTTCTCGGGCAGGCGTGCGATCGGATACCCGTGGGCCGGATTGTGGCCTCCGGCTGTGCACTGGTGCCGGAAGGGCGGCAGGTGTTTGCATCCATGTCAGTGGAAGAGAACCTGTTGCTCGGCGGGTATGTTTTGCAGAAAGAGAAAGGAAAGGCCGCTGTGCAGAAAGAGCTGGCGCGCCAGTATGCACTGTTTCCCCGGTTGAAAGAACGAAGCCGCCAACTGGCCGGTACACTGTCTGGAGGAGAGCAGCAGATGCTGGCCATGGCCCGGGCCCTGATGTCCCGGCCAAAGCTGGTTATGATGGATGAACCGTCGACCGGGCTGGCTCCGCTGATCATCCGCGATATCTTCGCCATCATCGGGCAGTTGCGCGCAGAGGGCAACACCGTGCTGTTGATCGAGCAGAATGCCAGGGCCGCCCTGACGATCGCCGACCGTGGATATGTGCTGGAGGTCGGTAAAATCATTGTGCAGGGCGCGGCAGCAGATCTCCTGACCAACTCCGATGTACAGCGGGCCTACTTAGGGCGGGAAAAAATAGAATAA
- a CDS encoding ACT domain-containing protein has translation MRVEQIAVFLENKSGRLAEITRVLAENNINIRALSVADTADFGILRLIVDKVDLAKDVLRKGGFTVGKTNVVAVEVPDRTGGLASVLEVVTEAEINVEYMYAFVNKSGSDAVLIFRFEEMDKAIDVLQEKGFTLLTGAQICSL, from the coding sequence ATGCGTGTAGAGCAGATTGCGGTTTTTCTCGAGAACAAGTCGGGTCGTCTGGCGGAAATAACCCGTGTTCTGGCTGAAAATAATATCAATATCCGGGCGCTCTCTGTGGCCGATACAGCAGACTTTGGTATCTTGCGTCTCATTGTCGATAAGGTTGACCTGGCCAAGGACGTTCTTCGCAAAGGGGGATTTACCGTTGGCAAAACCAATGTGGTTGCCGTTGAAGTGCCGGACAGGACCGGTGGTCTTGCCAGTGTGCTTGAGGTGGTTACCGAGGCTGAGATCAATGTTGAGTACATGTATGCCTTTGTCAATAAAAGCGGCTCGGATGCGGTTTTGATCTTTCGTTTTGAAGAGATGGACAAGGCTATCGACGTGTTGCAGGAGAAGGGCTTTACCCTGTTGACCGGGGCTCAGATCTGCTCACTGTAG
- a CDS encoding branched-chain amino acid ABC transporter permease, with the protein MTLELFFQYLFAGITYGSLYAIVAIGFNIIYNTTGIINFAQGEFVMLGGMLSISLLQFMPLGAAIAAAVLITMLIGAAIEMLFIRWLVNPSVLRLVIITIGISILLRESALHIWGESIRSLPYFYGNEITTFSLGGVNISPQVLWVIAACAVMMVGLNVFFKSTSIGREMRACAANRTAALLCGINSRNMVTLSFMLSAGIGALAGCVMSPITYTQYDSGASLAIKGFTVAILGGLGNSMAAVAAGLLLGVIEAFSVTVVPLAFQDAITITILLIILFVKPHGIFGSSEAARLKDF; encoded by the coding sequence ATGACTCTGGAGCTTTTCTTTCAATATCTCTTTGCCGGTATCACCTACGGTTCGCTGTACGCAATCGTTGCCATCGGATTTAACATCATCTACAACACCACGGGCATCATTAATTTTGCCCAGGGCGAATTTGTGATGCTTGGAGGGATGCTCTCTATCTCGCTGTTGCAGTTCATGCCGCTGGGAGCAGCGATTGCAGCGGCTGTGCTCATCACCATGCTCATCGGTGCGGCCATTGAGATGCTGTTTATCCGCTGGCTTGTCAATCCGTCGGTATTACGGCTGGTCATTATCACCATCGGCATTTCCATTCTTCTGCGTGAATCAGCTCTCCATATCTGGGGCGAGTCCATTCGCAGCCTGCCGTATTTTTACGGGAACGAAATTACGACCTTTTCTCTGGGGGGAGTCAATATCTCCCCGCAGGTACTTTGGGTCATCGCTGCCTGTGCCGTGATGATGGTGGGGTTGAACGTATTTTTCAAATCCACCTCCATCGGCCGGGAGATGCGTGCCTGTGCCGCCAACCGGACTGCAGCGCTGCTCTGCGGCATCAACAGTCGTAATATGGTGACGTTGAGTTTTATGCTCAGTGCCGGCATCGGAGCCCTGGCCGGCTGTGTGATGTCACCGATTACCTACACCCAGTACGATTCAGGCGCCTCTCTGGCGATTAAAGGGTTCACGGTTGCGATTTTAGGCGGCCTTGGCAACTCGATGGCAGCAGTGGCAGCCGGTCTGCTCTTAGGTGTTATCGAGGCTTTTTCCGTCACGGTTGTTCCGCTTGCCTTCCAGGACGCGATCACCATCACCATCCTGCTGATCATTCTCTTTGTGAAGCCCCATGGCATTTTCGGCTCCAGCGAGGCCGCCCGGCTGAAGGATTTTTAG